The following coding sequences lie in one uncultured Flavobacterium sp. genomic window:
- the sufD gene encoding Fe-S cluster assembly protein SufD — MDLKEKLVSSFMAFEERVDVHSDLHDIRTKALKNFEDKGFPTKKEEAWKYTSLNAILKNDFTVFPKQENAIEFNHVKKYFLHEIDTYKLVFIDGVFSSHLSSTTHDGIDVCLMSSALTKPKYKMIIDKYFNQIASKDESLTSLNTAFANEGAFINIPQKKVADKPIEVMYFSTGNEAALLVQPRNLIIVGENSHVQIIERHQSLNENPVLTNSVTEIFAQKRAIVDYYKIQNDNLEANLIDNTYVSQQQESHVYVHTFSFGGNLTRNNLNFYHFGERLTSTLNGISILHDNQHVDHYTLVNHATPNCESFQDYKGIFSDRSTGVFNGKVLVEKEAQKTNAFQKSNNILLSDKATINAKPQLEIFADDVKCSHGCTVGQLDETAMFYMQSRGIPKKEAKALLMYAFSNAVIESIKIPELKQRITKIIATKLGVNLGFDL, encoded by the coding sequence ATGGATTTAAAAGAAAAATTAGTATCGTCTTTTATGGCTTTTGAAGAGCGTGTCGATGTACATTCAGATTTACATGATATTCGCACCAAAGCACTAAAAAACTTTGAAGATAAAGGTTTCCCAACCAAAAAAGAAGAAGCTTGGAAATACACATCGTTAAATGCCATCTTAAAAAATGACTTTACGGTTTTTCCTAAGCAGGAAAATGCAATCGAATTTAACCATGTAAAGAAATACTTTTTACACGAAATTGACACTTATAAATTAGTGTTTATCGATGGTGTTTTCAGTTCTCATTTGTCTTCGACAACACACGACGGAATCGATGTTTGCTTAATGTCATCGGCATTGACCAAACCAAAATATAAAATGATTATTGATAAATACTTCAATCAAATTGCAAGTAAAGATGAAAGTTTGACTTCATTGAACACTGCTTTTGCAAATGAAGGAGCTTTTATCAATATTCCACAAAAGAAAGTAGCTGACAAACCAATTGAAGTCATGTACTTCTCAACTGGAAACGAAGCTGCATTATTGGTTCAGCCTAGAAATTTGATTATTGTAGGAGAGAATTCTCATGTTCAAATTATTGAGCGTCACCAAAGTTTGAATGAAAATCCAGTATTAACCAATTCGGTTACAGAGATTTTTGCTCAAAAACGTGCTATTGTAGATTATTACAAAATTCAAAACGATAATCTTGAAGCAAATTTAATTGACAACACTTACGTTTCGCAACAACAAGAAAGTCATGTTTATGTACATACATTTTCGTTTGGAGGAAACCTAACGCGTAACAATTTGAACTTTTATCACTTTGGAGAAAGATTAACAAGTACGCTTAACGGAATTTCAATCCTACACGACAATCAACATGTTGATCATTATACTTTGGTAAACCACGCTACACCAAATTGCGAAAGTTTCCAGGACTATAAAGGAATTTTTTCTGATCGTTCAACTGGAGTTTTCAATGGAAAAGTTTTGGTAGAAAAAGAAGCTCAAAAAACAAATGCTTTCCAAAAAAGCAACAACATTTTATTGAGTGACAAAGCAACTATCAACGCAAAACCGCAATTAGAGATTTTTGCTGATGATGTAAAATGTTCACACGGTTGTACTGTTGGACAATTAGACGAAACAGCGATGTTCTATATGCAATCACGTGGAATCCCTAAAAAAGAAGCTAAAGCTTTATTGATGTACGCATTCTCAAATGCTGTTATCGAAAGCATCAAAATACCGGAATTAAAACAACGTATTACTAAAATCATTGCTACAAAGTTAGGCGTGAATTTAGGATTCGATTTGTAG
- the sufC gene encoding Fe-S cluster assembly ATPase SufC yields MLSIKNLHAAIGDKEILKGINIEVKAGEVHAIMGPNGSGKSTLSAVIAGNENYEVTAGTVSLDGEDLADLAPEERAHKGVFLSFQYPVEIPGVSVTNFMKTAINETRKANGQEEMPANEMLKVIREKSELLEIDRKFLSRSLNEGFSGGEKKRNEIFQMAMLEPKLAILDETDSGLDIDALRIVANGVNKLKSEKNAIIVITHYQRLLDYIVPDFVHVLYNGRIVKSGGKELAYELEEKGYDWIKAEN; encoded by the coding sequence ATGTTATCAATAAAAAACCTTCACGCCGCAATTGGTGATAAAGAAATCCTAAAAGGAATAAATATAGAAGTTAAAGCTGGCGAAGTACACGCTATCATGGGACCAAACGGTTCCGGAAAAAGTACACTTTCGGCTGTAATTGCCGGAAACGAAAACTACGAAGTTACTGCTGGAACAGTTTCTTTAGACGGAGAAGATCTTGCTGATCTTGCTCCAGAAGAAAGGGCTCACAAAGGTGTTTTCCTTTCTTTTCAATATCCTGTAGAAATTCCTGGAGTAAGTGTTACAAACTTCATGAAAACTGCAATCAACGAAACTCGTAAAGCAAATGGTCAGGAAGAAATGCCTGCAAATGAAATGCTAAAAGTAATTCGTGAGAAATCTGAATTATTAGAAATCGATCGTAAATTTTTATCCCGTTCATTAAACGAAGGTTTTTCTGGTGGTGAGAAAAAAAGAAACGAAATTTTCCAGATGGCAATGTTAGAACCAAAACTGGCTATTCTTGACGAAACCGATTCTGGTCTTGATATCGACGCTTTAAGAATTGTAGCTAATGGAGTTAACAAATTAAAAAGCGAAAAAAACGCGATTATAGTTATCACACACTACCAACGTTTGTTAGATTATATCGTTCCAGATTTCGTTCACGTTCTTTACAACGGAAGAATCGTAAAATCCGGCGGAAAAGAACTAGCCTACGAACTGGAAGAAAAAGGATACGACTGGATTAAAGCAGAAAACTAG
- a CDS encoding flavodoxin family protein, with the protein MENKKVIILGSSRKNGNTTRIVDEISKESGIDVINLSDYNISYYDYESKNIEDDFLPLIKGIIEKYDTLIFATPIYWYNMSGIMKVFFDRFSDLIRIEKETGRKLRGKKIGVISNSHDNEIEDSFYIPFKKSADYLGMEYLGHAHFNADVLNQTTKIELTFI; encoded by the coding sequence ATGGAAAACAAAAAAGTCATCATCTTAGGTTCATCAAGAAAAAACGGGAACACAACCAGAATTGTGGACGAAATTTCTAAAGAATCAGGAATAGACGTAATTAATCTGAGTGATTATAATATATCCTATTATGATTATGAGAGCAAAAACATAGAAGACGATTTTTTACCTTTAATAAAAGGAATAATCGAAAAATACGACACTTTAATTTTTGCAACGCCCATATATTGGTATAATATGAGTGGAATAATGAAGGTTTTCTTTGATCGTTTTTCGGATTTAATCCGAATTGAAAAAGAAACCGGACGAAAACTTAGAGGAAAGAAAATTGGTGTGATATCAAACTCGCACGATAATGAAATTGAAGATAGTTTTTACATTCCGTTCAAAAAATCAGCCGATTATTTAGGCATGGAATATTTAGGTCATGCGCATTTTAATGCCGACGTCCTAAACCAAACAACAAAAATAGAATTGACATTTATATAA